The window GTTATTTTTAGGTGTAGTCTGAGAGGAGGGAGAGGTCACCGATCTTATTTTGTGGCCTGCAGCTGGCTTGTCTGTACAACTAGTAGTTTAGCTAAAGGGACACACCCCTGGGTAGAAAGGCAAGTGgtttttatccctcttccctACTGtgggagttgaggagggagggtgggaagcTTCAGTTTACTTCCTTTGCAGATAATAACAGGAATACTTCTAGGGGCATAGgctttagagctggaggggactttaGGGATCATATAGTCTaacgccctcattttacaaaagtggAGACAAAGAGTACCAGACTTGGCAtccgaggacctgggttcaagtcccagcttatctgtgtgaccttagtcaagtcccttaacttttctgAGGTTCAGttccctcattcataaaatgagagagGACTAGACTAGAATGACCTCTAAGACTCCTTCCAGCTCATAATCcttctagtagtagtagtagttattgttgttgttgagtcctatTTGACTCTTCACGaacccgtttggggttttcttggcaaagttactggaggggtttaccatttccttctccagtggattaaggcaaacagagttgttgagtgacttgcccagggtcatatagctagtaagtgtctgaggtcagatttgaactcaggtttttctgactccaggcccagccttcaATGTGTTGGACCATCAAGCTGTCCTATGAACCTTCATTGAAGTCCTCTTCCCATGCCACTGGTGCAgtgatctgatttgatttgcctaaggtcacacaaggagtaagaagcagagccaggatttgaacccaggcctcttgactccagatcctgtacctttccactataccaattTAATTAATCTATGCGTTCAGCGGATATTTATTGCCTATTGTAGCCCTGCAaaaatttcaaaatcatttgCTTTCCACATGTAGTCATGGACAAGACCAGCAGGTTTCAATTATTCAAGCCATTTCTTGATGTTCGTTGTGCTTCCCTCTCCATCCTTCTGGCCTTCTCACCCATTTCCTATCACTGACCTAGATCTCAGCCTTCTGGTAAGTGTAGAGATAAGGGTTGGCAGAGGAGTGGAGGCCCAAAGAGCCAGGGACACTGGCCCCAAAGGACAAAAGAACAGATTATTCACATtaagttcaacaaacattgattcttttataaattaataagttttattgatcccttttatttttaaaatcattgtaaTTTCTAGATTTAGGCTCCCCCTTCTTAGTAACAAAACActgatgttatatatatatatatatatatatatatatatatatatatgccctaTTCTGCCCTTGACTTCCCTAATTCTCTTTGTTGTTGgatttggttggggtttttttgtgaagcaatggggttgtgacttgcccagagtcatacagctagtactgTCATGTCAAGTggcgtcaagtgtctggggtaggatttgaactcagatcctcctgactctagggcctgtgctctttccactatgccacctagttacaCCTGCCCTTCCATGCCACCCCCTTCCCCTTTGAAGAGAAGCAAGAGATGTTTTATCATCCTCGTCTCCAGGACTGTtagggatttttttctattatgctGTGATAGTCATTGTGTGTGTTTCATTTCTCATTGgttcataaaaatctttttatatttctctgaattcctcattttcatttttttcacagtAATAATCCATTCCCTAATGGGATGGCTgcctaccttttttcttttctttttttttttagtgaggcaattggggttaagtgacttgcccagggtcacacagctagtaagtgttaagtgtctgaggccagctttgaactcaggtactcctgactccagggcgggtgctctatccactgcgccacctagctgccccaaaatattttgcttttttgagtttactctttttttttttgaggggcaatgggggttaagtgacttgcccagggtcacacagctagtaagtgtcaagtgtctgaggctggatttgaactcaggtcctcctgaatccagggccggtactctatccactgcaccacctagctgcccccggctgcCTACCttttttccagctctttgctaGCATGATAAGGGttatatgaatattttggtgtgtatatatatatgaccttgtTTTCTGCTTTTGGGCCTACTTTGGATAAGTACCTGAGAGTGGAATCATTGACTCAATATAGTAGCAATAGTTTCATCAGTTTTCTagcagagttccaaattattttctctgtTCATGCTTATCACTACCTCATagattctccctcttccttcaagatgcgtGCATCTCAGGCTCCACcttcattgtcattgttgttgttcagtcattttggtcatgtcaaactcttcgtgaccccatttggggttttcttggcaaagatacaggagtggtttgctatttccttccccagctcatttgacagatgaagaaactgaggcaaacaaggtgaagtgacttgtccagggtcacacagctaatacatgtctgaggcaggatttgaattcaggtcttcctgattccaggccgaGCACTCTATATATGCACTTTGCTACTTAACTATTGAAGCCTTTCTTTATCCTCCCTTCCAAATGACCTCTTAGttgaactttttatttattctctttatgtttattcggtattttatgcatttcttgtttctcccattggaatgtaaattctttgagtggaggattatttcattcattatcttttcatCCCCAGTaggtgggtgtttaataaatacttggtggaTTCATGATTGGACCAATCTGGGAGAACTCTATGACCAGCATATTAGATAGAGTACCTACTTGTCTTTTTGCAGTCCCTCCAACTTGAGGAGTTTTGaggtcatctttgccagtttgcagggagtgaggtgaaacctcagccTCTCAGAAAGCATTTAGTGAGCCCCTTGGGTGTGTACAAGGCCTGCTGCTAGACTTTGAGGTTTCCAAGACAGAGAAGACAGTTTTTGAGGTATGTGTTTTTTACTGAAGAGATATGGCATGTCCGTAGATAAGGAAATTTTAAGTAATTAAGAGGGAGAGAGCATTGAAAGTTGGGGGTGCTTTCAAGATAGGCCTTGTGTATGGGGGCGGCTCGGTagcgccctggattcaggagtacctgagttcaaatccggcctcagacacttaacacttactagctgtgtgatcctgggcaagtcacttaatccccattgccccgcaaaaaaaaaaaaaaagataggccttGTATAAAAaggcaacttttaaaaaatttgaattgatttttcaattaatcaatatttatttcctctcccaccccctccgCATTttgaagattaaagaaaaaaaaaaccctcctaatAAATGTGCagaaaatcaagcaaaacaaatacccaCATAGTCCATGCCCCAAAATATACATGACTCATCCCACGTCCTGAATGTGCGCAGCCCATGGCTCATGGAAGGCAGCTTCTGAGTTGTGTTTTGGAGGAAGGAATTCCACATGTGGAGGACCCTGAGTGAGCCTTGGAGGTAGCTAGGCCTTTTAAGAGGAAGAGAGGTTGCATTCCAGGTAAAGGGGACAACCTATGAAAAGAGATGATGAGGACAGTGATGGAAAGTGGAATGGCATGTCTGGGGAACAGGGTCGGGCTAGTTTGGCTGCAGTGGACAGGGCTGGAAAGGAAAGTGATGCACAaggagcctggaaaggtaggccaGAAGCCAgcttgctggatttggagtcaagaagacctgagtgtgTATTTAAAAGTACAAGTGCTAAGCCAGTAATCAAGGATGATTACATAACTATTCCTGGGCTTATCAGCTACCTGAAGAAGAGGAGACATAGAGAGGGCAATTGTGGAGGAGAAGGCATACACTTTGTAGTACCAGAGGCGGTGAGGTCATGAAGGAGAGTGCAAAtatcaggaacacttgagttcagatctggccttagaccctgACTGGACTTtaaaacctctgtctgcctcagtttcctcaaatgtgaaatggggagaataatggtgcagtggttagagtgctgggcctagagtcaaggagaccctgcttcctgagttcaaatccaggcttagatacttactagccatgtgaccatgggcaggtcacttagccctgtttgcctcagtttccttatctgtaaagtgagctggagaaggaaatggcaaaccactctagtatctgccaagaaaatcgtaaatggtgtcacaaagagtcagacacaactgaaaaacaactgaacaacaaatagcacttatctctcagggttgctgtAAAGTGCTTGTTATGCTCAGGTActtgtttcctttcctccctacttccatccttcctttcttcccttcctctttcactctctttctccttttccccttccttccttccttccttgggtAGTACTAGGACTAGTCAAGGGATGTTCTGAGGAGGTAGACTTTGACTTGATAGAAGATGTTAACCATACCAAACTAAGGCTAACAGAGGAATAgactaatttttgttttgtgaggcagttggggttaagtgacttgcccaggggcacacagctagtaagtgttaagtgtctgaggctggatttgaactcaggtactcctgaatccagggtcagtgctctatccactgcgccacctagctaccccggaaTAGACTAATTTTTAAGGTCGGGGGTTCCTTGTCTATGGAAGTATTCAGAAAGAGTCTGCTTAATTACCCAAAAGGGAAATTTAGCATAGAGGATAATCCCATAGTGGGCTAGAGCTttagacaagatgacctctgaggccttttccaaaggaaataatgtgtgattctaagattctgtgcTGCTCACATTCAGCGACACTAAAATCTTGTGAGACAGTGATTCCATGATCTTGTGATTCTTACACTCTCTCTGATCTCGAGCTTGGAAAGTCTTAGGAGAACTCGAGTAGGGGATTGCCTCGGTACCGCCTCCTGCTGACTGCtacttcctttttcccccctccagGGCCGACTCTTTTCGATCCCACTGTGCCTCTTGGTTCTCATCGTCTTGTATGTGCTCTTCTGCAATCAGTCGTGTATGCAGCTGTGTTGGAAGGCATGCCTAGCCTCAAGTCAACCTCGAGCGAGACTCTGGCCCACAGTTCCTGGCCCCCTGCACTTTCAGGGTTACAGCAGTGTGCCCGATGGCAAGGTGGGTTGATTCCATGGGTTTGTTTCCATGCCTCTTTAAGAAAACCCAGGGCTGGGGTGAGCGATAAGATTCTTAGCCCTCCTGCCTCAGGATCCCCTTCTCCAACACCCATTGAGAAGCTTATACTCCAATGAAAATAAGACAGATGAAAGGTTTAATTCAATCCAATAGATAGGACTTCTGGATACCTCCTGTTTGCCCATTCCTCTGTCAGACACTCTGAGAAGGGCTATCAGAGAAAGAGGAGTGGTGGAATGTTTTGGTTGTTTACTataaagaaatacaatgatccctATTATGGGATTATTTAAGTATGAGCACTCTCTTCTTGGAAATAGTGAAATACAGTATCTCTATTGCTAGATATAGCTAAATGTGATGCTTCTTCACCCGAGGGATGAAGGTTGACAGATGGGAGAAATCTCTTGGTGCTAAACTGACATAATTATCTGAGGTCTCTGGAGATAGCACTCACCCAATAAGTATTTTATGAGTGTGGGGGACTGAGGAGGCAAGGAGGCTTGAATTCTGGCTGTCCATATTACCCGTGATATAATTCCAAAAGAATTCAAGAAAATAAGGTTCCTTTGGGTATTTCACAATGGTGATGTGGGGCAGAAGGCCTTGGCTGAGGATATGGAAGTAAGAGAGGGATTGAGAAAGGTGTCCTGGCCCATGAGGCCAGGTCACTGGTCAGATTGAGGGTGGGAGGTCATACAGGCCTCCGCTCCTTGTTACAAGTCGTCCTCCTTAGTGTTCACCTCCCTCCAAGTGTCCAGAGGGTCATCAGCCCTGGACAGACACCAGATGAAATCCTGGGAGATCCTTCAGCCCTATGAATCTTTCTTCTGCAGCCTCTGGTCCACAGCCTGTGTCGTCGCTGTGCCCTGGTATCTAGCTCTGGTCAGATGCTCGGCTCTCGCTGGGGACCGGAGATTGATGGAACGGAATGTGTGCTGCGCATGAACCAGGCACCCACGGCGGGCTACGAGGCAGATGTGGGGCACCGGAGCACCTTACGCATGGTGTCCCACACCAGCGTTCCCCTGTTGCTACGCAACCAGTCCTACTTCTTCCAGCAAGCAAAGGACACTGTGTACGTGGTCTGGGGTCCTGGGAAGCGCATGAACCGGGACCAGGGTGGCTCCACCTACCGAACCCTGCTGAAAGTCAAGGAGATGTACCCTGGGCTGCAGATCTACACCCTCACTGACCGCATGATGGCCTACTGTGATGAGGTTTTCCAGAATGAGACCGGCAAGAACCGGTGAGCAAAATGGCCGCTTGCTCCAAGTTCCCCGATCTCTGCTTGTAAGAACATCATCACCTCAGTGTGGAGGGGTTTGGGATTAGACTAAGTTTACAAAGCACCAGAGGAGAGAACCAGGACTGATTTATTAGGAGTTCAACCAAAGATGATGGGTTGAGTGGGAAGTCAGCTGGCCTGGAACCTTGGctctgactagttgtgtgaccatggtcaagtcactcatTTTCTTAGTTTTCCTCATTCGTAAAGTGGGGCTTATAAGACTGCTGCTACTACCAAGGTCTCCCAGGATTGGTAAgagggaagtgctttgtaaatcctaCAGTGCTTTATCAATGTGACTTACTTACTACAGGGAGGCAGACTGTGACCAGTGCTTTTGACTCACAGTGTAGTGGGTAGTGATAAAAATAAGAATGTGACCGCCCAGTGAGGGAGGTTTGTGTCGGTGTTGCTGTCCCCATTTAACAGACCATGAGCCCGAGGCCCGGAGAATggaagcgatttgcccagggttgccccattgtcagagttgggatttgagcaCAGGTttcctggcttcaggcccagGCCTCTTGCCCTGGCACCCTGAATCCATGCTTGAGGCCTGCTTGTCGAGGGGTGGCCTGGGAGGCTGGAATCAGTGACCTCTAGGGTCCTTTCTGAGACTTTACTTCTCTGAGGTCTGTAGGAGCCATAAAAATCGGCAGAGGGAGGTAACGACCCCTGGAGAGGTGGGCTGTGGTAGAGAAGGACGTGGGGTCAGTTCAAGTGGAATAGGTTGACTTGGAACCTTGGGTTTGGGAGGATGAACAGCACTGATGGGTGGCCTGGTTTTTGCCTTCTTCAGAATGAAGTCGGGCTCCTTCCTGAGCACGGGGTGGTTCACCATGATCCTAGCCATGGAGCTGTGTGAGGAGATTGTAGTCTATGGCATGGTTAGCGACAGCTACTGCAGGTATTGTTGGGaggctggggttgggggaggtagTGTCAGCAATGGGAGTGGGGGAGCCTTGCCCAGAAGTCCCATTGGCATGTCCCAGGCTTCCTGCTTGGTACCTGAAATTTTGAGTGAAGGCTGATTTGGGCTGGGATTCCCGCTCAGCAGAAAAATTGTGCCTTTCCCAGGAATATGAGGGTACCCAGGTGGAGGGTGGGGGATAGGGAGACCTCTTAGGGTCCCCCAGGTAGGGGCAGCTGAACTGTGTTATTGCCCAGCATCCTTGGAATGCTATTCATGTCACTCACAAGCCTTTATTGAGTCCATTAGTTTGGGGACTAGAGCAAAAAAGAAGGCATCCCCCGACCCCCCTGCTTTTTATCTCTCTAGGTTCTTTCAAGGTTCAGGGAAAGGGATTGTTCATTCTCTATACTCCTCAGAAGGGTGGAGTTGAGCATGGAGATAGTAGAGCAGGTTTACGTAGGTATTTGAGCCCTCCCTATCATCCATTCTGCTACTTCTTGGGCCCCAGGATATTTTTTTCCTAGGGATCAAAGCAGACTTAATCCCTTGGAGTGGAATTCAGGGTCGAGTAGCCCACTTCTCCTTCGTTGTCCCTCTGTGACCATACTCTCCTAGAGCAGGGATCCTTAATCTGCTCAGCGTCATGAACCCATTTGACGGCCTCTGGAAGCCTTAGATTTCGGAGTATCCCTGAGAACACTGAGGCAAGGCCCCTGAACACAGTGAGCAGCTTAGCAAATGTTTGTTCATAATGATGAGGGTGGTGGCAGccaaggcagggagggaggcaagCTTCCGCCTCAGCCAGAGCTTGAATCAAGCCTGGTGACAAGACTTTCCCCTCCCTTGCAGAGAGAAGAGCCCTCCCTCCGTGCCTTACCACTACTTTGAGAAGGGCAAGCTGGATGAGTGCCGCACTTACCTGGTTCATGAGAAGGCACCTCGGGGTGCCCATCGATTTATCACTGAGAAGGCGATTTTCTCCCGCTGGGCCAAAAAGAAGTCCATCATCTTCACCCATCCTTCCTGGCAGAGTGAGTAGGCCCCCTGAAGGACCGAGTCATCCTCGATCCAGACAGCAGGCCTGGGCTGGCCCATCGCACTGCCTATCTCAGAGCACAGCAGAGCCTGGCATCCTGCACTGCCCCACTGGCCAAGGGAGTAGGAGGCTCTCGTGCTCCGTGGGATAGACGGACTGGAGGGTTTCTGATTTATGACATTCCTCCAGTCTCTGAACTCTGAACCAAACTGGGAGAAATAAGGGAGGCTtttgccccctctcccacagtaatttttttttcctgtttttaaggAAACCTACCTTGAACTTTTGGAAGTTGGTCATTTACTTGAACTTGGAATCCACTGGGATCCCAAGGGGACTTGTGGACACTACTGGGGTCTAGAGGAGGCCGGTGCTTTGGTGTTAGGGCCTGGTCTGGACCCTCCCTACTCTCTCCCAGCGTCCCAGAGGTCCTGAGGGCAGGGAATTGGGCTTCTGAGATGGGGTGGCTATTAACTTGAGTGAACAAGCATTCTGCAGCAGAAGGAGCTGGCGGGGGTGGGGCCAAGGAGACAGAGTCCCCTCTTCTCACTGGCTTCTTCTcccatctccatctcccttcATCAAGAGGGGCATCAGGAAACCTTAGTGTGACCTTGAATCTGGGTCAGGCAGAGGTCAAAATGGGCACTTTTTTGTGTCTCTTCACCAGCATAGTGGGATTTGACTCCAACCAGGAGAAAACTCAAGGGTTATCTCCTCTAGGAAGCCTGCTTTGGTGCCCCCACGTTCCCCCTACTCCCCAAGTCTCCTCAGCTCTTGCTTCGTGTCCCCCTTTGTCCTGGAAAGCAGAGTAATTAGCATTAGGCCTACTGGCTTTCCTTGATGGGCAATTCAGATAGGTGGCTGGAAGGTCCAATAAGAGCAGGTTACCGGATGTTGAGAATGCTCACTAGGGAGCAAAACTCTGTAGGTAGCAAGACAGGCAGCTTTAaaaacttctctccctcccctccccagggtCATAAGGTCacaggacttagagctggaaggaacttagaTCTTCTAGTGCAGCCCTCTCCTTTTATAGCTAAGGAACTAAAAAAGCTTAgtgtgacttttctaaggtc is drawn from Dromiciops gliroides isolate mDroGli1 chromosome 2, mDroGli1.pri, whole genome shotgun sequence and contains these coding sequences:
- the ST6GALNAC4 gene encoding alpha-N-acetyl-neuraminyl-2,3-beta-galactosyl-1,3-N-acetyl-galactosaminide alpha-2,6-sialyltransferase; the encoded protein is MKTVGRLFSIPLCLLVLIVLYVLFCNQSCMQLCWKACLASSQPRARLWPTVPGPLHFQGYSSVPDGKPLVHSLCRRCALVSSSGQMLGSRWGPEIDGTECVLRMNQAPTAGYEADVGHRSTLRMVSHTSVPLLLRNQSYFFQQAKDTVYVVWGPGKRMNRDQGGSTYRTLLKVKEMYPGLQIYTLTDRMMAYCDEVFQNETGKNRMKSGSFLSTGWFTMILAMELCEEIVVYGMVSDSYCREKSPPSVPYHYFEKGKLDECRTYLVHEKAPRGAHRFITEKAIFSRWAKKKSIIFTHPSWQSE